The Budorcas taxicolor isolate Tak-1 chromosome 2, Takin1.1, whole genome shotgun sequence genome window below encodes:
- the XIRP2 gene encoding xin actin-binding repeat-containing protein 2 isoform X1 encodes MQKGSLNLLRQKWESSDYQKSEYSPRGSRCRLFQPQENKLLEPEGEVASTLGPPDPPSLLRSVREEVLSAEPEGKCPEDKSDYSRDCAQLEVLKEGSLSGRHRIERFSIALDELKSVFEAPRSGNRQAGPAEYSRKEVEIERNLCSPAFKSHLGSQSDDSVKDSGKKDKETSFDKISSESSHSHIFEVTAGPTKPASGFAEDTAAQSKSVSDLQEVVSLKERMARYQAAVSRGDCHSFSANMLEESEMCTVPGGLARVKKQFEKDKIASSSNTFTQYQYQHQNRSEQEVICSNQVDTSRRSQEMERNEPEISEAHKIDVLGTEMVSHLEKHTEEINQASQLHQYVQETVIDTPEDEEIPKVSTKFLKEQFEKSVQEKVLYSDKELTPAKQIKIESESEETLKPSSIVGTSSTSYTSTSQRKETSATRYSDHSAASSTLAQINATPSEKTEEFPPPPPDMLQPPVDVTAFSQSPELPSLPRIPPVPKEVYSKQRNLYELNRLYKHIHPELRKNLEKDYISEVSEIVSRQMNAGSSVSADVQQARYVFENTNDSSQKGLNSEREHLEWDEILKGEVQSMRWIFENQPLDSINNGSPDEDNISKGIADQEIIAGGDVKYTTWMFETQPIDTLGDHSSGTEEHAEKIPELARGDVHTARWMFETKPLDSMNKLHQSQEESTATAIKDITGGDVKTVRYMFETQHLDQLGQLHSVDELHLLQLRSELKEIKGNVKRSIKCFETQPLYVIRDGSGQMLEIKTVHREDVEKGDVRTARWMFETQPLDTINKDMTEIKVVRGISMEENVKGGVSRAKWLFETQPLEKIKEETEEVIAEKETVIGTDVSKKCWMFETQPLDILKDVPDADLLKSEEIIGGDVQTTKQLFETLPIEALKDSPDVGKLQKITASEEEKGDVRHQKWIFETQPLEEIREDKKEYIRTVKLEEVDRGDVRNYTHIFESNNLIKFDASHKIEVEGVTRGAVELNKSLFETTPLYAIQDHLGKYHQVKTVQQEEILRGDVRSCRWLFETRPIDQFDESIHKYQIIRGISAQEIQTGNVKSAKWLFETQPLDSIKQFSNMEEVESKTEQVTDIVKGDVKTCRWLFETQPMESLYEKVSLMTGSKEIHKGDVKACTWLFETQPLDTIKDDSEATVKLQTVKQEEIHGGDVRTTCFLFETENLDSIQGEEGKEIKAIEMDIQAGDVTSMRHKFESQSLDSISSGSEEVLRKIKTLKTEDIQKGNVLHCRWLFENQPIDMIKESQEGDELVKTVTDIQGGNVRKGCFIFETFSLDEIKEDSDYISTKKTITEEVIKGDVKSYRMLFETQPLYAIQDREGFYHEVTTVKKEEVIHGDVRGTRWLFETKPLDSINESETVYVIKSVTQEDIQKGDVSSVRYKFETQPLDQIAKESCDIVPTVNCIQGGDVRTSKQFFESENLDKNTYVRTVSVNEIQKGNVKTSTWLFETHTLDELRGEGSEYENLKTVTQEDMQKGDVKQAVWLFENQTLDSIKEADESITKITKEEIPPADVKTTTWLFETTPLHRFTEKRVEKVEIIGKSIKETLGELYSQKVIEAPGIIIEADEVGDVRMAKYKLMNQASPEIQKEEIIKVDLRNIMVNLLSKRDCKKREILVSEEEKGNVNLTKTQLLNRSTEFHAEKEEIVSGDVQQAIKNLFSEERSVKKGILIQEDERGDINMTIYCLLHENAADTIKREEIVGGDVKRTIHNLLSSISNNKVSERAKIDASERGNVQFFTTCIETGALDYLRQLQTGSNEILTGGKQEKEEEIIGGDVEGTKLLLKKRQSQVERTVNETDIIPGDVLNTVKVFLTEPQNTSCKLPKEEIIKGDVKSTLNSLSQAVSQKTVAKTEEVFKGDMLTSLKSLKEPSQKWKDSRQPDVIPGDIEKAIECLEKTAQTRTEILKKELILDDLEASLRSLNETQRAFKEVNKSAVKDDVHTVMAGSKEVQKRGIHQVAVQRDKKSILQPRPGPFEPAARWQAGGDILNQTVNKSCHGDLMEERTEVNLPKAPKGPIKIVIDREQNNDALEKNLRKLSNSHQAGIWTDNTTEQHLRDEHVSRQLTSTLSVREHRKTKEAETAREQKKEAVFLQSTDKTTGKQQTETCQLGNDHQQIEAFPVKCSKNPKNTKTSTGTQSSRPGLTQAPVYKMVGETREVSEDFQKQTLLKQEKQYSNKDIMKKNVTPQPGWQTLPVNQDMSNVTEAKVSQKSHNQLKATDKKQTDIHLKSQDFLMKTNTTKDLKMAMEMSFNPIKFNPENNAKENEFPLPPPSPPPPLPSNASSEIEFPLPPPPPLMMLPEKNVFPPSLSTEKIQAEFESFPGLPLPPPPEDKKFGRECLSMFPPPPPPPPAPALKPAHLLSSSVQEKHNGTFIQYSQEEASSSQAKIITGKSGGRLPPPTLPKPKFPKQIEDIKNHSSPKVDLENSLPDTECKMTPSMDQKRVIMATSSEHIETKQNISSKSLDKRKQLSMDSTRSFSQAVPESSPAKKKPIAPLIKSHSFPAGSGQQSPKPYMRKFKTPLMIAEEKYRQQREELENQRQGSSGYNIVRTESQNQNISELKKDVLLQNTKEEVPLTGMDSEVTVAQTNPVSQSLSQELGVCTDNQLSTTPSVTFSAKRLQHVPATLEGKDTMKKEVLQNSKDMIQSKSACEIKHSQQECRTQQTQQKHLEQLHLPQSKPVSPSFKVKTIKVPILDHKLNETNHSYESHKKQSEVDIQTITKQQYQETERTEARTEGSSNKQSVNEKYYQLPAKEKRATIQLPTETTGKSHESKLKIVHEKQREFRESESGKPLGSEETIQGPPMIGPKKESLIVEAKQEHLNKSAQKVVEQKVAEAHLDSQTQNFQQTHIQSFESQVEHKKLPQPNNNLQEEKYLGVKGIQQKQVFSNTKESKQEITQNKSLVSSAKESQQDDGKRAINVLEFLRKREELQQILSRVKEFEAEPDKNGLKTFQMLLNIIPVWLLSEEKREYGVRIAMENNIEKIKEEITQIKTQAEDMLVSCENTIQTAMISSKAGKQRNKATSLNETLSKVSNANVSYNKNTQQKENTIVEKAEHHQVATHQETTAHHQVKTHQENKVDDAKFPPPSLKTRPPSPTFITIESTARRAQTSPKDELSQSPKKDSFAEPSPRPSQPTRILRASTSPSPPKSRSEQLVKLKDTTAKLSRGIIPCSSITPVPIVEKRSEIITSPATLRRQIKIEARGRDSPPTITIPITVNHADSGSFKESMEAQEEVRKVEKRSTYIHKDGVNSAKDTVPDTESFDAVEIIRKVEGPRLAEHAQRYEAANRTVEMAENFVSDHENEINRWFRGFEDGLSFDTQSNRRVYVNGEANRNIKQESRSFKEEFGLTSSESTSFTGFSHSRPRERQEMMPVKLPSIRSETRSLSEHFSGLDAFESQVVGSKTTVSSSHGSEAGRSRFDFKHAPPTYEDVIAGHILDVSDSPKELRRNFQQTWQESERVIKNLGYTTSDASATEMETTFQEESAFIRETATPRQGNMYTLSKDSLSNGVPSSRQAEFS; translated from the exons gAGGTAATCTGTAGCAACCAGGTTGACACTTCAAGACGCAGccaggaaatggaaagaaatgaaccAGAAATTTCCGAAGCACACAAAATTGATGTTCTTGGAACAGAAATG GTCTCTCATCTTGAAAAGCACACTGAGGAAATAAATCAAGCTTCTCAGCTCCATCAATATGTTCAAGAAACAG tcATAGATACACCTGAAGATGAAGAGATTCCAAAGGTTTCaactaagtttttaaaagaacaatttgAAAAGTCTGTCCAGGAGAAGGTCCTTTATTCTGACAAAGAATTGACCCCAGCCAAGCAGATTAAG ATTGAAAGTGAATCTGAAGAGACTTTAAAGCCATCATCAATTGTGGGTACCTCTTCTACTTCTTACACTTCAACCAGCCAGAGGAAGGAAACATCAGCCACCAGATACAGTGACCACAGTGCCGCTTCCTCAACTCTGGCACAAATTAATGCCACTCCTTCGGAAAAGACAGAAGAatttcctcctcccccacccgaCATGCTTCAACCTCCAGTAGATGTGACAGCATTTTCCCAGTCCCCTGAACTCCCCAGCCTTCCTAGAATACCACCAGTCCCCAAAGAAGTCTACTCCAAACAAAGAAATTTGTATGAATTAAACCGTTTATATAAACACATCCATCCTGAGTTAAGGAAAAACTTAGAAAAAGATTATATCAGTGAGGTTTCTGAGATTGTTTCTCGTCAAATGAATGCGGGGAGCTCAGTTTCAGCAGATGTGCAACAAGCCCGGTATGTTTTTGAAAATACGAATGACAGTTCTCAAAAAGGTCTGAACTCCGAAAGAGAACACTTGGAGTGGGATGAAATTCTGAAGGGGGAGGTGCAGTCCATGAGATGGATCTTCGAGAATCAGCCATTAGATTCCATCAACAATGGCTCTCCAGACGAAGACAACATCTCCAAGGGCATTGCTGATCAAGAAATCATCGCTGGTGGTGACGTGAAATATACCACATGGATGTTTGAAACCCAACCCATCGATACTCTGGGGGATCATTCTTCTGGCACTGAGGAACATGCTGAGAAAATTCCTGAGCTAGCCAGAGGAGATGTCCACACAGCTCGGTGGATGTTTGAAACAAAGCCATTAGACTCGATGAATAAATTGCATCAAAGTCAAGAAGAATCAACAGCAACTGCCATAAAGGACATAACTGGGGGAGATGTCAAGACTGTGAGATACATGTTTGAAACTCAACATCTGGATCAACTTGGACAACTTCACTCAGTAGATGAGTTGCACCTACTGCAACTCAGATCTGAGCTCAAAGAAATTAAGGGGAATGTTAAGAGAAGTATAAAATGTTTTGAAACGCAACCATTATATGTTATTAGAGATGGCTCAGGTCAAATGCTAGAAATTAAAACTGTTCACAGAGAAGATGTCGAAAAGGGTGATGTAAGAACAGCACGTTGGATGTTTGAAACACAGCCCCTAGATACAATTAACAAAGATATGACAGAAATTAAAGTCGTCAGAGGAATATCCATGGAAGAAAATGTCAAAGGTGGGGTGAGTAGGGCCAAGTGGTTGTTTGAAACTCAACCTTTGGAGAAAATCaaagaagagacagaagaggTCATCGCTGAAAAGGAAACAGTAATAGGTACAGATGTCTCTAAAAAGTGTTGGATGTTTGAAACACAGCCATTAGATATTCTGAAAGACGTTCCTGATGCAGACCTTCTAAAGTCTGAAGAGATAATAGGGGGTGATGTGCAAACTACTAAGCAACTATTTGAAACACTTCCAATAGAGGCTTTAAAAGATAGCCCTGATGTaggaaaacttcaaaaaattaCTGCTTCTGAAGAAGAAAAGGGGGATGTCAGGCACCAAAAATGGATTTTCGAAACCCAACCTCTGGAAGAGATTAGAGAAGATAAAAAAGAGTACATACGAACAGTGAAACTTGAAGAAGTTGACAGAGGAGATGTAAGGAATTATACACATATCTTCGAGTCAAACAACTTGATTAAATTTGATGCATCACATAAAATAGAGGTGGAAGGAGTCACCAGAGGTGCTGTAGAGCTAAATAAATCACTCTTTGAAACAACACCATTATATGCCATTCAAGATCACCTTGGAAAATACCATCAAGTAAAGACAGTCCAGCAAGAAGAAATCCTAAGAGGTGATGTAAGAAGCTGTAGGTGGCTTTTTGAAACAAGGCCCATTGATCAGTTTGATGAAAGCATTCATAAATATCAGATAATTAGAGGAATATCTGCTCAAGAAATACAGACTGGGAATGTAAAATCTGCTAAGTGGCTATTTGAAACCCAACCACTTGATTCGATTAAACAATTCAGCAATATGGAAGAAGTAGAAAGTAAAACTGAACAAGTCACTGATATTGTTAAAGGGGATGTCAAAACCTGTAGATGGCTTTTTGAAACCCAGCCAATGGAATCTCTTTATGAAAAAGTTTCACTAATGACTGGCAGTAAAGAAATTCATAAGGGAGATGTGAAAGCCTGTACATGGCTCTTTGAAACTCAGCCACTTGATACGATAAAAGATGACTCTGAAGCAACAGTCAAATTGCAAACTGTGAAACAAGAGGAAATCCATGGTGGGGATGTTCGTACAACATGCTTCCTTTTTGAGACAGAAAATCTGGACAGCATAcaaggagaagaaggaaaggagatcAAAGCCATAGAAATGGATATCCAAGCTGGGGATGTCACCAGCATGCGGCATAAATTTGAAAGTCAGTCCTTAGATTCTATAAGTTCTGGTTCAGAGGAGGTTTTGAGAAAGATCAAAACCCTAAAGACGGAAGATATTCAGAAAGGCAATGTTTTACATTGTAGGTGGCTCTTTGAAAACCAACCAATTGATATGATAAAAGAAAGTCAAGAAGGTGATGAATTAGTTAAGACAGTGACAGACATACAAGGTGGAAATGTAAGAAAGGGGTGCTTTATTTTTGAGACTTTTTCTTTAGATGAGATTAAAGAAGACTCGGACTATATTAGCACCAAGAAAACAATTACTGAAGAAGTAATAAAGGGTGACGTAAAAAGCTATAGAATGCTCTTTGAAACCCAGCCACTCTATGCAATTCAAGATCGAGAAGGGTTTTATCATGAAGTGACTACAGTTAAAAAGGAAGAGGTAATTCACGGAGATGTACGGGGGACAAGGTGGCTTTTTGAAACAAAACCATTAGACTCAATTAATGAATCTGAGACTGTGTATGTGATTAAATCTGTCACACAAGAAGACATTCAGAAGGGAGATGTTAGTTCTGTTAGATACAAATTTGAAACCCAGCCACTGGATCAGATTGCAAAAGAATCATGTGATATTGTGCCCACTGTGAACTGTATTCAAGGTGGGGATGTAAGGACAAGTAAACAATTCTTTGAGTCTGAAAATTTGGATAAGAATACTTATGTAAGAACAGTAAGTGTCAATGAAATACAGAAGGGCAATGTTAAAACATCCACGTGGCTATTTGAGACCCATACTCTAGATGAACTGAGAGGAGAAGGGTCAGAATATGAAAATCTCAAAACAGTCACCCAGGAAGATATGCAGAAAGGTGATGTGAAGCAGGCAGTATGGCTCTTTGAAAATCAAACTTTGGATTCTATTAAGGAAGCAGATGAAAGCATCACAAAAATCACCAAGGAAGAAATCCCTCCTGCTGATGTCAAGACAACTACATGGCTCTTTGAAACCACACCCCTTCACAGATTTACTGAAAAGAGGGTAGAAAAGGTGGAAATTATTGGTAAGAGCATTAAAGAAACCTTAGGAGAACTGTACTCTCAAAAAGTTATCGAGGCTCCTGGAATCATCATTGAAGCTGATGAGGTTGGAGATGTTCGAATGGCAAAATACAAGCTAATGAATCAAGCATCACCTGAGATACAGAAAGAAGAGATTATCAAGGTTGACCTCAGAAATATAATGGTGAACCTTCTTTCCAAAAGAGACTGTAAGAAAAGAGAGATCTTGGTCAgtgaagaagagaagggaaatgtTAATCTGACCAAAACTCAGTTATTAAACAGATCAACAGAATTTCAtgctgaaaaagaagagatagtGAGTGGTGATGTCCAACAAGCAATAAAAAACCTGTTCTCTGAGGAAAGATCTGTAAAGAAAGGTATTTTGATTCAGGAAGATGAGAGAGGCGATATTAACATGACTATCTATTGTCTTCTCCATGAAAATGCTGCTGACACAATTAAGCGTGAAGAAATAGTAGGGGGTGATGTAAAACGTACGATTCATAATTTGCTATCTTCCATATCAAACAATAAAGTATCTGAAAGGGCTAAAATTGATGCCTCTGAGAGAGGAAATGTTCAGTTTTTTACAACATGCATAGAAACTGGAGCTTTGGATTATCTCAGACAACTCCAGACAGGCTCAAATGAAATACTAACAGGTGGgaaacaagaaaaagaggaagaaataattgGTGGTGATGTAGAAGGCACAAAACTGTTATTAAAGAAAAGGCAATCTCAGGTTGAACGTACTGTTAATGAAACTGACATCATCCCAGGAGATGTGCTTAACACAGTTAAGGTTTTTCTGACAGAGCCTCAGAATACATCTTGTAAGTTACCCAAAGAAGAAATTATTAAAGGTGATGTGAAGTCAACCCTAAACTCCCTCAGCCAGGCCGTAAGTCAGAAAACAGTGGCTAAAACAGAAGAAGTTTTTAAAGGTGACATGCTGACCTCCCTCAAGTCACTTAAGGAACCAAGTCAAAAATGGAAAGACTCTAGACAGCCTGATGTCATCCCTGGGGATATTGAGAAAGCTATTGAATGCCTTGAAAAGACTGCACAGACGAGGACAGAAATACTGAAAAAGGAGCTTATCCTAGATGACCTTGAGGCATCATTAAGGAGTCTAAACGAAACACAAAGAGCTTTCAAAGAGGTAAATAAAAGTGCAGTCAAAGATGATGTGCACACTGTGATGGCAGGCTCCAAAGAAGTGCAGAAAAGAGGGATTCATCAGGTGGCTGTCCAGAGGGACAAGAAAAGCATTCTTCAGCCAAGACCAGGACCCTTTGAGCCAGCAGCCAGGTGGCAGGCGGGAGGAGACATTCTCAATCAAACTGTAAACAAATCTTGTCATGGAGATTTAATGGAAGAAAGAACTGAGGTTAATCTTCCAAAAGCCCCCAAAGGCCCTATAAAGATCGTCATAGATCGTGAACAAAACAATGATGCTCTTGAAAAAAACCTTAGAAAACTATCTAATTCACACCAAGCGGGTATCTGGACTGATAACACAACAGAGCAACATCTTAGGGATGAACATGTAAGCAGACAGTTGACTTCAACCCTGTCAGTTAGGGAACATCGAAAAACCAAGGAAGCAGAGACAGCGAGAGAACAGAAGAAGGAGGCTGTCTTTTTGCAATCTACTGATAAAACAACTGGAAAGCAACAGACTGAAACTTGCCAACTGGGGAATGACCACCAGCAGATTGAGGCTTTCCCTGTCAAGTGTTCTAAAAATCCCAAAAACACTAAAACATCAACAGGTACACAAAGCTCTAGGCCTGGTTTAACCCAGGCTCCAGTCTACAAGATGGTTGGAGAAACACGTGAGGTTTCAGAGGACTTTCAGAAGCAGACTCTGTTAAAGCAAGAAAAGCAATATTCTAATAaagatataatgaaaaagaatgtgaccCCTCAACCAGGGTGGCAGACTTTGCCAGTGAATCAAGACATGTCAAATGTAACAGAAGCAAAAGTCTCCCAAAAAAGCCACAATCAActtaaagcaactgacaaaaagcAGACTGATATTCATCTGAAGAGCCAGGACTTTCTAATGAAGACAAATACCACCAAAGATTTAAAAATGGCAATGGAAATGTCCTTTAATCCAATCAAATTTAACCCTGAAAATAATGCAAAGGAAAATGAGTTCCCTcttccacctccatctccacctcctcctctaCCTTCCAATGCATCATCTGAAATTgaatttcctcttcctcctccacctcctttaATGATGTTGcctgaaaaaaatgtgtttcctcCTTCACTGTCCACTGAGAAGATACAGGCTGAATTTGAAAGTTTTCCAGGCCTCCCTCTTCCTCCACCACCAGAAGACAAGAAATTTGGAAGAGAATGTCTATCCATGTttccaccaccgccccctcctcctccagctccagctctAAAACCAGCACAtctcctttcctcttctgttCAAGAAAAGCATAATGGAACATTCATACAATACTCCCAAGAAGAAGCCTCAAGCTCTCAGGCTAAAATCATAACAGGAAAATCTGGAGGACGTTTGCCACCTCCCACACTCCCCAAACCCAAGTTTCCCAAGCAGATAGAAGATATAAAGAATCATAGTTCCCCAAAAGTTGATTTGGAAAATTCTCTGCCAGATACAGAATGTAAAATGACTCCCTCAATGGATCAGAAAAGAGTAATAATGGCAACTAGCAGTGAACACATAGAGACAAAGCAGAACATATCTAGCAAAAGTCTTGATAAAAGAAAACAACTATCTATGGACTCTACAAGGTCTTTCTCACAGGCAGTTCCAGAAAGTTCACCAGCCAAGAAAAAACCTATAGCACCTCTCATAAAATCTCATTCATTTCCAGCAGGTTCAGGGCAGCAAAGTCCAAAACCTTAtatgagaaaatttaaaacaccTTTAATGATTGCTGAAGAAAAATATAGGCAACAAAGAGAAGAgcttgaaaaccagagacagggGAGTTCAGGCTACAACATAGTTAGAACAGAGAGCCAAAATCAAAACATATCAGAGCTGAAAAAGGACGTGCTGTTACAAAATACAAAGGAAGAGGTCCCCCTGACTGGAATGGATTCAGAGGTCACTGTGGCCCAAACAAACCCAGTCTCTCAAAGTCTTTCTCAAGAACTAGGGGTCTGTACAGATAACCAGCTTTCCACAACACCGTCAGTGACATTCTCTGCCAAGAGGCTCCAACATGTTCCAGCAACCTTGGAAGGCAAAGATACCATGAAAAAGGAAGTTTTGCAAAACTCAAAGGATATGATCCAATCTAAATCAGCTTGTGAAATTAAACACAGTCAGCAAGAATGTAGGACCCAGCAAACACAACAGAAGCATCTGGAGCAGTTGCACTTGCCCCAAAGCAAACCAGTTTCCCCCAGTTTCAAAGTTAAAACCATCAAGGTTCCAATTCTAGATCATAAGTTAAATGAAACAAACCACAGCTATGAAAGTCATAAAAAGCAATCTGAAGTTGATATTCAAACCATTACCAAACAACAGTACCAGGAAACCGAGAGAACAGAAGCAAGGACTGAAGGTAGTAGCAATAAGCAGTCagtgaatgaaaaatattatCAATTACCTGCGAAGGAAAAGAGAGCAACAATACAGTTGCCTACAGAAACCACAGGGAAAAGCCATGAAAGTAAGCTCAAAATAGTTCATGAGAAGCAAAGAGAATTTAGAGAATCTGAGAGTGGGAAACCtctaggaagtgaagaaacaattCAGGGACCGCCAATGATTGGCCCAAAGAAAGAAAGTCTAATAGTTGAAGCAAAACAAGAACACTTGAATAAATCAGCTCAGAAGGTAGTCGAACAAAAGGTTGCTGAGGCACATCTTGATTCTCAGACTCAGAATTTTCAGCAAACACATATACAGTCTTTTGAAAGTCAAGTTGAACATAAAAAATTGCCCCAGCCAAATAATAATCTTCAGGAAGAAAAATATCTTGGCGTCAAGGGCATACAACAGAAACAAGTCTTTTCTAATACTAAAGAGTCAAAGCAAGAGATTACACAGAACAAATCTTTAGTTTCCTCTGCGAAAGAATCCCAGCAGGATGATGGAAAACGTGCTATAAATGTATTGGAATTCTTGAGAAAACGTGAAGAACTACAACAGATTCTGTCTAGGGTAAAAGAGTTTGAAGCAGAGCCAGATAAAAATGGCCTTAAGACATTTCAGATGCTGTTAAATATTATTCCAGTATGGCTATTaagtgaagaaaaaagagaatatgGAGTTCGCATTGCTATGGAGAATAACAtagaaaaaatcaaagaagaaataacacaGATTAAGACTCAGGCAGAGGATATGCTTGTGTCCTGTGAAAATACAATTCAAACGGCCATGATATCATCTAAAGcaggaaagcagagaaataaaGCTACCAGTCTTAATGAAACATTATCTAAAGTGTCTAATGCTAATGTCAGTTATAATAAAAATACCcagcagaaagaaaatacaattgtGGAAAAAGCAGAGCACCACCAAGTAGCAACTCATCAAGAAACTACTGCTCATCATCAAGTGAAAACCCATCAGGAAAATAAAGTAGATGATGCCAAGTTTCCTCCTCCATCTTTAAAAACACGCCCACCGTCACCAACTTTCATAACGATCGAGTCTACCGCCCGGCGAGCACAAACCTCTCCTAAGGATGAGCTTTCCCAGTCCCCTAAAAAGGACAGTTTTGCTGAACCATCACCAAGACCGTCACAACCAACTAGAATCCTCAGAGCAAGTACCTCCCCTTCGCCACCCAAGAGTCGTTCTGAACAACTTGTGAAACTCAAAGACACCACTGCGAAGTTATCCAGAGGGATCATCCCATGTTCATCGATAACCCCGGTTCCCATTGTGGAGAAGAGGTCTGAGATCATCACGTCTCCTGCAACGCTTCGCCGTCAAATTAAGATAGAGGCTCGTGGTAGGGACTCTCCACCTACAATCACAATACCTATAACTGTCAATCATGCTGATAGTGGTTCTTTCAAAGAATCCATGGAAGCTCAAGAGGAAGTAAGGAAAGTAGAAAAAAGGTCGACTTACATTCACAAAGATGGAGTAAATTCCGCTAAAGACACAGTGCCAGATACTGAGAGTTTTGACGCAGTGGAAATCATCCGCAAAGTCGAAGGACCTCGCCTGGCAGAGCACGCGCAGAGATACGAAGCAGCCAACAGGACTGTTGAAATGGCTGAAAATTTCGTGAGTgaccatgaaaatgaaataaacagatgGTTCAGGGGATTTGAGGATGGCCTAAGTTTTGACACACAGTCAAATAGAAGAGTTTATGTAAATGGAGAAGCAAATCGTAATATAAAGCAAGAAAGCCGTTCATTTAAGGAGGAATTTGGATTGACATCTTCAGAAAGCACTAGCTTTACGGGTTTTTCTCACAGTCGTCCTAGAGAGCGACAAGAAATGATGCCTGTTAAGCTGCCCAGCATACGCTCTGAAACAAGGTCTCTCAGTGAACATTTCTCAGGTCTGGATGCATTTGAGAGTCAGGTTGTAGGGTCGAAGACGACGGTCTCTTCGTCACATGGTTCAGAAGCTGGCAGATCTCGCTTTGACTTCAAGCACGCCCCACCCACCTATGAGGATGTCATCGCTGGCCACATTTTAGATGTTTCTGATTCACCTAAAGAACTCAGGAGGAATTTTCAACAGACTTggcaggagagtgaaagagttatTAAAAACTTGGGATATACAACCTCAGATGCTTCTGCAACAGAGATGGAAACCACCTTCCAAGAGGAATCTGCATTTATACGTG aaactgcaactccaagacaaggaaatATGTATACTTTGTCGAAAGACAGTTTATCCAATGGAGTGCCTAGTAGCAGACAGGCAGAGTTTTCATAA